The Paraburkholderia megapolitana genomic sequence TCAAGCAACTCGTGCTCGATCAGGAAGACTTCAAGGTCATCGATGCGAAGAGCAACGAAGACCTGACGCGGGCCATCCTGCTGCAGATCATTCTCGAAGAGGAAAGCGGCGGCCTGCCGATGTTCTCATCATCGATGCTGTCGCAGATCATCCGTTTCTACGGCCACGCTATGCAGGGCATGATGGGCACCTACCTGGAGAAGAACATTCAGGCATTCATCGATATTCAGGCAAAGCTCGCCGACCAGTCGAAGAACCTGGTTGAAGGCAAGGCGATGAACCCGGAGGTCTGGTCGCAGTTCATGAACATGCAGGCACCGATGATGCAAGGCATGATGACCAGCTACATCGAGCAGTCGAAGAACATGTTCGTGCAGATGCAGGAGCAGATGCAGACCCAGGCGAAATCGATGTTCAGCAATTTTCCGTTTACGCAGCCGGCGTCGAGTAGCACGGAGCCTGAGAAGAAGTGAGTGGTGTGGCGCTGTAATGATGTCGGTCCGGCGCGGCTGCAGTAGGCCGCCTGCGACTCCGGTTGGGCGTGATGCGCCCATTCTTCTCCTTCCTTGAGTGCACTGGGCGGACATGACGCGCTGGATTGCGCGCGTCATGCTTCGCGGTGTGGACGGAAATCAAATAGCAAACCCGAGTCCGTTTCTCCGCCGAAAGTGGCATTCGTCAGCTTCAACTGGCCTCAATAAGGCAGTCGAAATAAGCCAACTCGACGTTGTAAGGGTGAGGAGGGGCCGGAGGATTCCCTTGTGCCCAGTGCAGCTTGACTGACATCTGGTTTATCTTTCTCAAAAAAAGATCACTCTGGGTGATCTTTTTTCTTCCTGATCAAACCACCACGACTTGGCGAAAGTTTAAAGAAAGTGTATTTTGAGCACTATGAGTGATCAAAATACAGGAAAATTAAACCTGCTGTTGGCCGAACTGGGCGATACGAGCCTGGTGTCGAGTCGCTGGTTGAGGGTTCATGGCTACTCTAACAGCCTCGTCGCGCGCTACGTGCGCAGCGGCTGGCTGGTGTCACCGACGCGCGGCGTCTACATGCGCAAGGGTGGGCGCCTGCAGTGGGAAGGCGTGGTTCGTAGCCTGCAGGTCGGCGAGGGCATGCCGCTGCACGTGGGGGGGCGCTATGCGCTAAGCCTGCAGGGGCACGAGCACTACCTGCGTCTAGGCGATGCCGGCACGATCACCCTGTATGGGGGGCAGCGGCCACCGGCATGGCTGGGCAATCTGTCTTTGGCGCAGCGCTTCGAGTATCTGGGCAAGGGGCCATTCGATTGGCCGCCGGTCTCGTTCACGGCGGAGGTACTGGCGACGGCGCTGTCCGACCAGGGGCTGGCGTGGCATCAGGCCGCGCCCGGCGCCGATGCGCTGGTTTGTTCCACGCCGGAACGCGCCATCCTGGAGTTGTGCGATGACGTGTCGGACGCTGCCTTGATCTACGAGGTGGATGAGCTGATGCAGGCGATGACCACCCTGCGGCCGCAGCGGGTCGGTTTGTTACTGCGCCATTGCCGCAGCATCAAGGCCAAACGGCTGTTCCTGGCGTTGGCCGAGCGCCATCGGCATGCATGGCTGTCGCATGTGCCGCTGGATAGCGTCGATCTGGGGCGGGGAAAACGCTCGCTAGTGCCTGGCGGCCGCTTGCATCCGATTTACCAGATTACCTTGCCGGGGGACCTCGATGAACACCTGGCTTGATCGTTGGGATCGCCGTTACACCGACCGCGTACGACTGCTCGTCGAGATTTTGCCGGTGCTCGCGCAGGAGCCATGCTTTGCGCTCAAAGGCGGTACGGCGATCAACCTCTTCGAGCACGACCTGCCCCGGTTGTCGGTAGACATTGATCTAGCCTGGTTGCCGGTGCATGACTATGCCGAGGACGCGAGGCTCATTGCTGAAGCACTTGGGCGGCTGGCCGATATGTTGCGTGCCCGGCCCCTGCAGTTGCAGGTGCAATTGTCGGCGGGCGAGGGCGCAGGTGTCACCCGGCTGGTGGCCAGTCGTGGTCGTGCGCGTGTCCAGATCGAGACGACGCCGGTGATGCGCGGCACGGTTCATCCCGCGCGGGACATGGTGGTACGCCCGAGGGTCCAGGAGGTATTTGGCTTTGCTTCGGTGCAGGTGCTGAACTTCGCCGATCTCTATGCTGGCAAGCTGGCGGCGGCATTGTCGAGACAGCATCCGCGCGATCTTTTCGATGTCGGTTTATTGCTGGAAGACGAACGGGCGAATCAGGTGCTCTGGCGGACCTTCCTCGTCTATCTCACCTGTAGCCCCAAGCCTGCCTGGGAGATGCTGGCGCCTCGCATGCCTGCGGATTTCACAGCGACCTTCGAGGCTCACTTCAGGGGTATGACGGCTGAACCTGTCGAAGCCGAAGCCTTGCTGGTCATCCATGAGCACCTGTTGTCGCGTGTGGCCGGGTGGCTGGACGAGCCGTCGTGTGCGTTTTTGCGATCCATCGAAGATGAGCGGCCAGACTTCGATCTAATCGGACTTCCGCACGCTGCCGAACTACCGGCCGTGCGGCACAAACTGGGCAACCTGGCACGGCGCACCGACGCCAAGCGTGCCGCGGATCGGAGTCCGCTGGAAGAAACGCTGGTGCGGATCGTCGGTGCCAGATGAGGCGAGATGCACACGCGATCATTCACGACGCACAGGTGCCCACAACCTGTCAAAAAAATCCCGGCACGACGCTTTTCCCGATTCAACGGATCACTCTGCGCCACGAAGGTAAAATAGCGCAACTCCCCAGCCACCGGCACCGCCGGTCGGCCCCCCGTACAGAACTGGATGTGACCGTTGAAAACCCACCTGGAATCCAATCCCAAGCCCGTTTCCCCGCCGAAAGTGGGGTTCGTTAGCCTCGGGTGCCCCAAAGCCCTGGTCGACTCGGAGCAGATCATCACGCAGCTGCGCGCCGAAGGCTATGAAATTTCCGGTACCTACGACGGTGCCGATCTCGTCGTGGTCAACACCTGCGGCTTCATCGACGAAGCCGTGCAGGAAAGCCTCGATGCGATCGGCGAAGCGCTGACCGAGAACGGCAAGGTGATCGTGACCGGCTGCCTCGGCGCAAAAAAGAGCGCGAGCGGTTCGGGTCTGATCGAAGAAGTCCATCCGAAGGTGCTGGCCGTGACCGGCCCGCACGCGCTCGGCGAAGTGATGCAGGCAGTGCATAACCATCTGCCGAAGCCGCACGACCCGTTCGTCGATCTCGTGCCGGCCGCGGGCATCAAGCTCACGCCGCGCCACTATGCCTACCTCAAGATCTCCGAAGGCTGCAATCACCGCTGCACGTTCTGCATCATCCCGTCGATGCGCGGCGATCTCGTCTCGCGCCCGGTTGCCGAGGTGATGCTCGAAGCGGAGAACCTGTTCCGCTCGGGCGTGAAAGAACTGCTCGTCATCTCGCAGGACACGAGCGCATACGGCGTCGATGTGAAGTACCGCACCGGTTTCTGGAACGGCCGCCCGCTGAAGACGCGCATGACCGATCTGGTCGGTGCGCTCGGCGAACTCGCCGCGCAGTACGGTGCGTGGGTCCGTCTGCACTACGTATATCCGTATCCGAGCGTCGACGAAGTGATTCCGATGATGGCCGAAGGCCCGCTGAAGGGCCACGTGCTGCCGTATCTCGATGTGCCGTTCCAGCACGCGCATCCCGAGGTGCTCAAGCGCATGAAGCGTCCCGCGAACGCGGAAAAAGTGCTGGAGCGCGTGCGTGCGTGGCGCGAGATCTGCCCGGATCTGACTATCCGCAGCACGTTTATCGCTGGCTTTCCGGGCGAAACCGAAGCGCAGTTCGAGACGTTGCTCGACTTTATTCGCGAGGCCGAACTCGATCGCGTGGGATGCTTTGCCTATTCGCCGGTGGAAGGCGCGAGCGCGAACGAACTCGACGGTGCGTTGCCCGACGAGGTGCGTGAAGCGCGTCGCGCGCGCTTCATGGAAGTCGCAGAAGAAGTGTCGGCGCAGCGTATCGCCCGCAAGGTCGGCAAGACGTTGAAGGTACTCGTCGATGAGTTGAATGCAGAAGGCGGCGTGGGCCGGACCGCGGCCGATGCGCCGGAGATCGACGGCGTGGTGTATATCGAGCCGGCGAAGAAAGCATCGAAGCGCTACAAGGTCGGCGATTTCGTGTCGGTGAAGATCACCGGTGCGGATGGCCACGATCTGTGGGGCGAGGTCTAGGACGATCGCGCAACCGTCGGGCAGGCGCTGGCAAACCGACACGACACATCAGACGCCGCGCCTCACGGCGCGAGACACAGTATTCGGATCAACCAGGCAGATCAACCTGAAACTGAGAGAGCGAGGAGCGAATCATGCAACGTGACGTGGTGGTGGCAAGCGGCGTACGTACCGCAATTGGCGACTTCGGCGGTGGCCTGAAGGATTTCTCTCCCACCGATCTCGGCGCGCGGGTCGTGCGCGAAGTGCTGTCGCGCGCGAACGTCGCGGGCGACGAAGTCGGCCACGTCGTATTCGGCAACGTCGTGCATACCGAGCCGAAAGACATGTACCTCGCTCGCGTGGCGGCCATCAACGGCGGCGTGGCGCAGCATGCGCCCGCACTCACGGTGAACCGTCTGTGCGGCTCCGGCCTGCAGGCCATCGTGTCGGCGGCGCAGGGCATCCTGCTCGGCGATGCGGATATCGCGATCGGCGGCGGTGCCGAGAACATGAGCCGTGCGCCGTACACGATGCCGGCCGCACGCTTCGGACAGCGCATGGGCGATGCGCGCATCGTCGACATGATGCTCGGCGCGCTGAACGATCCGTTCCAGTCGATTCACATGGGCGTGACCGCAGAAAATGTCGCGCAGAAATACGGCATTAGCCGCGATGCGCAGGATGCCCTGGCACTCGAGTCGCACCGCCGCGCGGCACACGCAATCGAGTCCGGTTACTTCACCGAGCAGATCCTGCCGGTTTCGCTCGCATCGAAGAAGGGCGATACGCTTTTCGTAACCGACGAGCATGTGCGTATGAACGCGACCGCTGACGATTTCGCGAAGCTACGCCCTGTGTTCGCAAAAGAAAACGGCACGGTGACAGCGGGCAACGCATCGGGGATCAACGATGCAGCCGCGGCGGTCGTGCTGATGGAGCGCAGTGTGGCTGAGCGACGCGGCATCAAGCCGCTCGCGCGGCTCGTCGCCTATGCGCATGCCGGCGTGGACCCGGCCTACATGGGCATCGGCCCGGTCCCGGCCACGCGCAAGGTGCTCGAACGCGCGGGACTGACCGTTGCCGATCTCGACGTAATCGAAGCGAACGAGGCGTTTGCCGCCCAGGCGTGCGCGGTGACCCAGGAACTGGGCCTCGATCCCGCGAAGGTCAATCCGAACGGCTCGGGCATTTCGCTCGGTCACCCGATCGGAGCGACCGGTGCGCTGATCACCGTGAAGGCGCTGTACGAACTGCAACGTATCGGCGGACGTTATGCGCTCGTGACGATGTGTATCGGCGGCGGGCAGGGCATCGCTGCGATATTCGAACGGCTCTGACCGGTTGCGAGGCGGTTGCGCAGGCAGGCCGTCGCGCAGTCAAAAGCAAGCAAGGAAGACAAGCATGCAGGATTCAGGATCGATGAAGCAGGCCGGAGCGCCGCGCGGATGGAGGGTGAATGCGACGGCTGCAGCGTGCGTCGCCTGTGCCGTGCTCGTCGCGCTCGCCATGCCGGTTCACGCATGGGCGCAAAGCGATGCAGTCAAGGAACTGGCCGCTCCCGCACCCATCCAGCTACCGCTGAAACCCAGTGTGGAATTCGCAAAATTTCCGCGCTATGCAGGCACGCTGGGCAAGCGGCAGATCGTACTGCGGCTCGGCCCGAAAACCGACGACCCATCCGGCGTACACGGCGAATACCAGTTCGCCGATACCGGCGAAGTGATCCTGATCGCCGGCGACCGCGACAACGATACGCTCGAGGTCGAAGAATCCAACGATGGCACGCATATCACCGGCAACTGGGTCGGCAAGTTCGCCGCCGACGGGTCGCTGGCCGGCGACCGCATGAACGTCGACGATTCCGATCCGCAACCGTTCGATCTGCGCCCGCTTGCGGCGGGGCAAACCGCGCCGTCACCGGCAACCGCAGGCGCATCTGCAACTGCAGCGAAGACAGGCGCCCAGCCCGTCGGCGGTGTCAGCAACCTGACCACCGGCGAATGAACCCGCGTTGCACACGTCGCGCGACGTCGCCTGCAGTCCCTGAAGAAGATCCAACCCAAATTCCATCATGACGAAATCCCATTCCAGCCACGAGCTGCAAACGCGCATCGTGCATCCGGAGGACGATCTGCCGCCGGGCTACGCCTCGTTCTCGGTGCCGGTGACGCGTGCATCGACGGTTGTGTTTCCCGATCTTGCAACGATGCGCGCACTCGACTGGCGCAACGATGCCGCATGGCGCTACGGCCTGCACGCCACGCCGACCTCGATGACGCTCGCGCAGCGTCTTGCCGCGCTCGAAGGCGGCAATCATGCGCTGCTGCAGCCGTCAGGATTGTCGGCGATCTCGAACGTGTACTTCGGCCTCGTCAAGGCCGGCGACGACGTGCTGATTCCCGACAACGTGTATTCGCCAAACCGCGACCACGGCGACTGGCTCGCGAAAGATTTCGGCATCACGGCGCGCTACTACGATCCGATGATCGGCGCGGGCATCGCCGATCTGATCCTGCCGAACACACGGCTGATCTGGATCGAGGCACCCGGTTCGGTGACGATGGAAGTGCCCGATGTGCCGGCCATTACCGCAGCCGCACGCGCACGCGGCGTCGTGACTGCGATCGACAACACGTGGTCGGCGGGGCTTGCGTTTCGCCCGTTCGATCACGGCGTCGACATCTCGGTGCAGGCGTTGACGAAGTATCAGTCGGGCGGTGCCGATGTGCTGATGGGCGCGACGATCACCGTCGATCGCGAGTTACATCTGAAGCTGAAACTTGCGCGCATGCGCATGGGTATCGGCGTGTCGGCCGACGACTGCTCGCTGGTCCTGCGCAGCCTGCCGAGCATGAAGGTGCGCTTCGAGCAGCACGACCGCACCGCGCTCGCGCTGGCGCAGTGGCTGAAGACGCGGCCGGAGATCGCCGCGGTGCTGCATCCCGCGCTACCCGACTGTCCGGGTCACGAATTCTACAAGCGCGATTTCAGCGGCGCAGGTGGGTTGTTCTCGGTGGTGTTCGATGAACGCTATAGCGCCGCGCAGATCGATACGTTCTGCGAGTCGCTTGAACTGTTTGCGATAGGCTGGAGCTGGGGTGCCGCGCAGAGTCTTGCGATGCCGTACGACATCGCCTCGATGCGCACCGAGGCGCAATGGCCGCATCGCGGCACGCTGGTGCGTTTCTTTATCGGTCTTGAGGAAGAGGCCGACCTGCGCGCGGATATCGAAGCGCGTCTCGTCGCGCTGACGTAGGGCGATACGCGAGGGCCCGGTATGCGTATCCGTAAAACGGCCGGCCCGCCCGCCGTATCAGAACAACCGCAGCAGCCCGTCGAGCCCAACGTGATCGAATGCAACGCTGGCCGCTTCGCGCACGACGGGCTTGGCGCGGAACGCAACCGATAGTCCGGCTACTGCCATCATCTTCAGGTCGTTTGAACCGTCGCCCATCGCAATCGCGCGCGACGGCTCGATGCCGAGTTGCGCGCACGTGTCGCGCAATGTCCGCGCTTTCACTTCCGCATTGACGATCTCGCCGGTGACACGACCCGTCAGCTTGCCGTCGACGATTTCAAGCGTATTCGCGTGCGTGAAATCGAGGCCGAGGCGCGCACGCAGTTTCTCGGTGAAGAACGTGAAGCCGCCGGACACGAGCAGGGTTTTCAGGCCGGTGGCTTTCACGCCGGCCAGCATTCGCTCCGCGCCCGGCGATAGCTGCAGCCGCTCGTCGTAGACACGTTCGAGCGCGCTTGCGTCGAGTCCCTTGAGCAATGCGACGCGGCGCGTCAGGCTCTCGTTGAAGTCCTTGATCTCGCCGCGCATCGATGCCTCGGTAATGGCCGCGACTTCCGCCTTCAGGCCGCAGAAATCCGCAATCTCGTCGATGCATTCGATCGTGATCAGCGTCGAATCCATGTCCATCGTCAACAGCCCAAAGTCGCGCAGGTGCTTGCCCGGCTCGACGAACGCATAGTCGAGTTCGTGCGTGTGACAGTACACGTCGAGATCGCCGCGCTGCGCAGGGTCGGCGCCGTCGATGCGGATCGCCTGCGTATCGATGACCGTCGCATGTTTGCCACGTGCAAGCCCGACGAGCGGCTTGTGATGTTCCGGACCGATTGGCGTGAGACTTTGGATGACGAGGTTCATGAAGACGCGGGGCAGGGACGCGGAGTGGGCCAGCCAGGCGCAGGATGCGCGTGACAACAGGCAATCCGGCATTGTACCGGGTCGGCGCGGCGCAACCGGGCCGCGCCTAAGCGCCAGGCTCGCGATCCCAATACGGCGGATCGCCGAAATGCGCGGCGATGAAATCGATGAATGCCACGGTCTTGGGCGGCACGAACGCGCGGCTCGGGTAGACGGCCCAGATCGCAACGGTTTCCGCGAGCGGATAGCTGTCGAGCACGGCGACGAGTTCGCCGCTGCGCAGGTAGGGCGCGACATCCCAGGTCGATTTCAGCGCGATACCGAAGCCTGCCAGCAGCGCGTCGCGGATCACTTCGCCGTTGTCGACGTCGAGGCGGCCGCTCACGCGCACATTGAGATGACCCGCGGGTGTGACGAAGCCCCAGTCGCGCTGATTCGACAACACGATGCATTCGTGCTCGGTGAGATCAGATGGATGATGCGGCGTGCCGCGCTCGGCCAGATACGCGGGCGAGCAGCAGATCACACGCCGGTTCTCGGCGAGCCGGCGCGCAACCAGCGACGAATCCTTCAGCGCGCCGAGCCGGATCGCGACATCGATGCCGGCGTCGACGAGATCGACAAGCTGATCGGTGATACGCAGATCGACGCTCACGCCCGGATGACGACGCAGGAACTCGGGTATGACCGGCGACACATGTTGCCGCCCAAACGACGACGACATGGCGACGCGCAGCCGCCCCTGCGGCTCGGCCTGTGCCCGTCCAACCGATGCGCGCGCCGCGTCGGCCGCATCGAGCAGCGTCCGCGCCTGCACCATGAAGACTTCACCGTCTTGGGTCAAACTGATGCGGCGCGTGGTTCGATGCAGCAGCCGCGCGCCGAGCAGCCGTTCGAGCTGGGCGATCCGCGCGCTGGCCACTGCCGCCGACAGCCCGAATTCCCGCCCCGCAGCCGATACGTTGGCAAGCAGCGCGGCACGCGTGAACAACGCGACATCGAGCAGATCGAGCCGGTCGCGTTCGGTGTGGGAAGCAGGGGAAAGCGCCATTATTCTGAAAATCAAAAAAATGTTTCAGTAATTATGACTGTTTTCAAAGAATAACCAAGGTCTTACGATGGCATTCATCGGATCGGCGACGCGCACTTGTCACCCCAGGCGCTGCCGGTCCTGGCGTCCCCATCCTTATCGATCCGCATCAAGAAACAGGAGCTGTCATGAAAGCCATAGGTCTGCATCGCTATCTGCCCATCGATCACCCCGAAGCGCTGCTCGACGTCGAACTGCCGCAACCGCAGGCAAGCGGTCGCGATCTGCTCGTGAAGGTCGAGGCCATTTCCGTGAATCCCGTCGATTACAAGGTGCGTTCGCCGAAGGACGCCGTCGAGAAAACGCCGCGCGTGCTCGGCTGGGACGCGGCCGGCACGGTCGCCGCAGTCGGTCCCGAGGTGACGCTGTTCAAGGTCGGCGATCCGGTGTTCTATGCGGGCAGCATTACGCGGCCCGGTGCGAACAGCGAATATCACCTGGTGGACGAGCGCATCGTCGGGCGCAAGCCGGCTTCACTCGATTTTGCACACGCTGCCGCGTTGCCGCTCACCGCAATCACCGCGTGGGAAGCGCTATTTGACCGGCTTGGTGTATCGCCGCAGGGCGAGGATGAAGGGCGCTCGGTGCTGATCATCGGCGGGGCGGGTGGGGTCGGCTCGATCGGCATCCAGCTCGCGAAGCAGCTCGGCAAGCTGAAGGTGATCGCAACCGCGTCGCGGCCAGCGTCGGCGAAGTGGGCCACCGAACTGGGCGCGGACCATATCGTCGATCACTTCGGCGACATGCCCGCACAGTTGAAGCAATTCGGTATCGAGCAGGTCGACTATGTGCTGATATTCAACGATACGGACACGCATTTTCCCGCAGCGGCAGCGGTGGTGAAACCGCAGGGCGGCATCTGCACGATCGTCGAGAACAGCAAGCCGGTCGAGATCGAACTGTTGAAGTTGAAGAGCGCGGCGTTCCACTGGGAATTCATGTTCACGCGCTCGATGTTCGGCACACCCGACATGATCGAACAGCACAAGCTGCTGACCGAAGTGGCGCGACTCGTCGATGCAGGCACGCTGCGCACGACCGTCGGCGAGAACCTGGGCCCGATCAATGCCGACAACGTGCGGCGCGCGCACCGGATGCTCGAGGAAGGGCGCGCGATCGGCAAGCTGGTGCTGAGCGGGTTCTGATGTTGGGTCGCTAACGTGCTTGCGGCACGGCGTCGCTTACCCGGAAATGGCAAACGCAAAACGGGAAACGACGCCGCCGCAAGCGGGGTAACACCTGATCCACGCGAGGCGCGCAAGCCGTCGCTTGGCGGTAGACTGGCAGGGCTTCATGCTTAAGAACGGCTGCGCGACCTCGACGGACCGCGCAGCGGCACAACAACGAGGTGACAGTATGAGCCCGAGCTTCAGACTTTCCGCCGTTGCTGCTATTTCTGCCGCCTGCCTTGCCTGCGCGCTTGTCACGATTTCGTCTTCCGCGCTCGCGGCGACGCCGATCAAGATCACGTCCCAGGCCGCACTCGATGGCCCGATCCGCTACACGCTGAAGATCACCTCGAAGCAGTTCGGCAACGCGCAGGACACGCGCACGATCCGCTCGGGCCAGTCCGACGATTACACATGGAAGACCGTGCCGCCAGGCGGTCCGGTTGCCGCTCCCGAGGCCTGTCCCGACTACGCGTCGCTACCGCTCGATGCGAACGGCGCCATGATCCGGCAGATTCAGGTGCGCCTTGCGCCGGTCGTCGGTGCTGACGGTACCGCGACTGTCCAACTGAATTTTCAGGCGCAGACGCCGCGTGGCACGAAGAGCGTGACCCAGGCGGGCAAGACGCTGAAGTGTCCGAATGCGTTGATGACGAGTCAGATCGTCCGCTTCACGATGCCGACCAGTGGCAGCACCAAAGCGGTCACGCTCAGCGACGGCACGGAGATCGTGCTGTCGGCCAAACGCTAGCGCGCACACTGCATCAACGGCGCGCTGACGTGCTGCGTTCCACCAGCCGGGAAGCAAGAAAACGATGCTCCGGCGAGAACACGCGCCGGTATGTGAGCAGCACGGCACCGACGGTGCCGAGCGCCGACGACGCCGCGATCAGAAACATGATGACGATCTGATAGCGGACTGCCTGCAACGGCGACTGGCCGGCCAGCACCTGGCCCGTCATCATGCCGGGCAGGCTCACGATGCCGACAACGGCCATCTGGTTCAGCGTGGGCAGCATGCCTGCACGCACGGCCTGGCGTGCCGGTTCCTGCGCCGCTTCCCAGCGCGTCGCGCCGAGCGCGAGCGCCATCTCGACGCGGTCGCGCCGCGCGGTCAGTTCATCGATCATCCGCTCGATACCCAGCGATACCCCAGTGAGCGTATTGCCGAGAATCATGCCGAGTATCGGAATCGCATATTGCGGCTCGTACCACGGACGAATCCGGATCACGAGGAAGAGGCCAACCGCTGCCACCAGCCACGAACTGACCCAGATCGACACGATGCTGTCGGCACGCTGACCCACGTAGGTCCACGGACCGCGTTGTGCGCCCGCGAAGCCGGCGATCAGCGTCATCAGCGCCATCAGCGGTAGCACGACGAACCAGCGGTCGTAGCTGAAGACCCAGCCGAGTACATAACCGATCGCCAGCAACTGCACGACAGTGCGTAATGCGGCCCAGGCGAGCTTGCGTTCGAGATCGAGCTTCAGCGCCACCGATAGCGCACCGTTCACGACGATCAGCAGCGCCGCGATCCCGACATCCCAGAGACTGAGGTTCTGCAGCATCATCGTGTGGCGCGCTCGCGGTCCAGGGAAATCAGAGGAGCTTCATCGAGCACACCCGCTTGCATGCTCAGATGCCGTTCGCTCATGCGTTCGGCCTGGGCGGGATCGTGCGATACCCATACCGAGGCACGCGCCGTGTCTCTCGCTGTGCCAGCGTCGAACCATGCGCCTATGAGTCCCTCGATCGCATGCGATGATGCCGGGTCGAGCGAAGCAGTCGGCTCGTCGAGCAGCAGCACTTCAGGGTCGAGTTGCAACACGCGGATCAATGCAGCAATCTGCGCTTCGCCACCGGACAGCTCGCTTGCCCGCCGGTCGAGGAAATCGTTGTCGCGGCCGGCCTGTAGCGCGAGCGATGCGACACGCTCGCGCTCGAACTGCAGGTCGCGGTAGGCGCGCAGTGTGAACGGATAACGCAGGTTGTCTTCGACGGTGCCGTCGAGCAGCGCCGGCCGCTGACGAATATAGGCGATGCTGCGGCGATAGCGCGGAATGGCTGCGCGCGCGACGCGTTTGCCGTGCCACTCGACATGACCGCCGTCGAGCGGATCGAGCAGTGCGAGCGCACGCAGGAACACGCTCTTGCCCGAACCCGACGGCCCGGTGATCGACAGGCGCTCGCCGCCATGTAGCGCGAGACTGGCCGGATGCAGAAGCCAGCGGCCGTGCTGCGGATCGCGGCGCGCGATGTCGGTTGCTGCAACGAGAGGGGACGCGGAAGTCATGGGGGCTGGGCTGGTGCGC encodes the following:
- a CDS encoding LysR family transcriptional regulator; translated protein: MALSPASHTERDRLDLLDVALFTRAALLANVSAAGREFGLSAAVASARIAQLERLLGARLLHRTTRRISLTQDGEVFMVQARTLLDAADAARASVGRAQAEPQGRLRVAMSSSFGRQHVSPVIPEFLRRHPGVSVDLRITDQLVDLVDAGIDVAIRLGALKDSSLVARRLAENRRVICCSPAYLAERGTPHHPSDLTEHECIVLSNQRDWGFVTPAGHLNVRVSGRLDVDNGEVIRDALLAGFGIALKSTWDVAPYLRSGELVAVLDSYPLAETVAIWAVYPSRAFVPPKTVAFIDFIAAHFGDPPYWDREPGA
- a CDS encoding zinc-binding alcohol dehydrogenase family protein, giving the protein MKAIGLHRYLPIDHPEALLDVELPQPQASGRDLLVKVEAISVNPVDYKVRSPKDAVEKTPRVLGWDAAGTVAAVGPEVTLFKVGDPVFYAGSITRPGANSEYHLVDERIVGRKPASLDFAHAAALPLTAITAWEALFDRLGVSPQGEDEGRSVLIIGGAGGVGSIGIQLAKQLGKLKVIATASRPASAKWATELGADHIVDHFGDMPAQLKQFGIEQVDYVLIFNDTDTHFPAAAAVVKPQGGICTIVENSKPVEIELLKLKSAAFHWEFMFTRSMFGTPDMIEQHKLLTEVARLVDAGTLRTTVGENLGPINADNVRRAHRMLEEGRAIGKLVLSGF
- a CDS encoding DUF6013 family protein, which gives rise to MSPSFRLSAVAAISAACLACALVTISSSALAATPIKITSQAALDGPIRYTLKITSKQFGNAQDTRTIRSGQSDDYTWKTVPPGGPVAAPEACPDYASLPLDANGAMIRQIQVRLAPVVGADGTATVQLNFQAQTPRGTKSVTQAGKTLKCPNALMTSQIVRFTMPTSGSTKAVTLSDGTEIVLSAKR
- a CDS encoding ABC transporter permease, which encodes MMLQNLSLWDVGIAALLIVVNGALSVALKLDLERKLAWAALRTVVQLLAIGYVLGWVFSYDRWFVVLPLMALMTLIAGFAGAQRGPWTYVGQRADSIVSIWVSSWLVAAVGLFLVIRIRPWYEPQYAIPILGMILGNTLTGVSLGIERMIDELTARRDRVEMALALGATRWEAAQEPARQAVRAGMLPTLNQMAVVGIVSLPGMMTGQVLAGQSPLQAVRYQIVIMFLIAASSALGTVGAVLLTYRRVFSPEHRFLASRLVERSTSARR
- a CDS encoding ABC transporter ATP-binding protein — protein: MTSASPLVAATDIARRDPQHGRWLLHPASLALHGGERLSITGPSGSGKSVFLRALALLDPLDGGHVEWHGKRVARAAIPRYRRSIAYIRQRPALLDGTVEDNLRYPFTLRAYRDLQFERERVASLALQAGRDNDFLDRRASELSGGEAQIAALIRVLQLDPEVLLLDEPTASLDPASSHAIEGLIGAWFDAGTARDTARASVWVSHDPAQAERMSERHLSMQAGVLDEAPLISLDRERATR